Genomic window (Dehalococcoidia bacterium):
GTTGCTATAAGGATAGCTGGTCCGTACCTGGGCGAAGAGGGCATCGATATTCCACGTTTCCATTCCGACCATGGAGATGATCGCCTGGGCCAACACATCGAGGGGACATTGGATGGGATGAACGGCCTCGATATCCTGTGAAAGGATGGCCGGGGCGAGCACGGCGGCCTCGACGAAATCCTGCGGATGAGTGGGAAACAGGGCTCCCCGGCTGATCTCGCCCACCTGATGTCCGGCGCGGCCCACCCGCTGAATGGCGGAGGAGACCGAGTGCGGAGACTGGATCAAAATAACCTCATCCAGCGCGCCGATATCGATCCCCATCTCCAGCGAGTTGGTGGCCACGATGGCCTTCAAATCCCCAGCCTTGAGCTTCTGTTCCACCTCGGTGCGAATCTCTCGGGAAAGCGAGCCGTGGTGCGAATAGGTTAGGGGGCTTTCTTCATGGGAGTTGATCTTGAACGCGATTTTCTCGCACAGGCGTCGGCTGTTGACGAACAGCAGCGTGGAGCGATTGCGCTGGATGATCCGGCCGAACTCGGCGACCAGTGGATTTCAGAAGTCGTCTTTGGCTTGATCGCTGGATGTGCCTTCCGGGAAGGTGACTCGAATGTCATATTGCTTGGAGGCAGTGGAGCGGATAATCGAGACTGGACGTGGCGTGTACGTGGGATTCTGGATATCCCCTTCCAGTTTGAAACCCCCGACGAATTCGGCTACGGCTTCAAGTGGCTGGATGGTGGCCGAAAGGGCGATGCGCTGGAATTCGCCGCAGAGGGGTACGAGCCGGTCAACGGCAGTGATGAGGTGAGTGCCGCGTTTGGTGGCGATCACGGAGTGAATTTCGTCCAGAATGATGGTGGAGAGGCCGCGCAGAATCGAGCGGCCTCCAGCAGAACTGAGCATCAGATTCAGGCTCTCCGGCGTGGTGATGAGAATCTCCGGGGGGTGGCGCTCCATGCGGCGTCGGTCCGATTCGGGCGTATCGCCGCTCCGCGTCAGAACGCGGATATCTGGAAATGGCTCAGAAGCCTGATCGAAGGCTTGCCGAAGTTCCCTCAACGGATTCAACAGGTTGCGCTGGATATCGTTGTTAAGCGCTTTCAGCGGCGAGACGTAGAGAACATGGGTGTGGCCGGTTGGCATCTTTCCGGTGACCAGTTGATCGATGGCCCAGAGGAAGGCCGTCAATGTTTTGCCGCTCCCGGTGGGAGCGGTGATGAGCACATGCTCGCCGCTGGCGATCCTCGGCCAGGCGGCCGACTGCACGTCGGTGGGCTGCCCGATTCTTTCAGCAAACCAGCGCGCGATGATGGGGTGGAACATGTTCATATTCATTTATGCTGACCTCACCCCCTCGATCCCCCTCTCCTTATCAAGGAAAGGGGGAAGAAAAGGAAATTTGGGGGACACCCCCAAACCCCCGATCGGGTCGAGGGCAGGCCCCCGGAAGGGGAGTGTCCCTTCACTCTCTGAGTGGAGGCCATTCCGGACTTGATCTGGAATCCAAGCTCTCGATCCCCGATTCTTGTCAAGGAAAAGGAACAGTTTTCGTAGGGGCACAATTCATTACGCCTGGGGCATCCCCATTCTCCGATCGGGCGATCACCCAGGATCGCTCCTATAAATTCCGACAACTGATGACTCTTATCCTATTATAAAGGATAAAGCTTGCCAGCTTCTGATGGGTGGTTTATCATTGGGAGAGGGAAATTCACACAATGATTGCCATCATCGATTACGGCGCCGGAAACCTGCGCAGCGTGGCCAAAGCGGTTGCCAGACTGGGATATCAGGCTCAGGTCACCCATGATCCTCATATGGTGCTGGCGGCAAATGTGGTCATCCTGCCTGGCGTCGGTGCTGCCGGCGACACGATGGACAGTCTCAAAAACCTGGGGTTGGTGGAGCCTGTCAAACAGGTGATTGTTGAGAACCGGCCCTTCCTCGGCATTTGTCTGGGCTTGCAGGTGCTGCTTACGTCCACCGAAGAGAGCGGCGGCTATCCCTGCCTTGACATAATATCGGGGCAGGTGAGGCTGCTTCCCCCCGGCCTCAAGGTGCCTCATATGGGCTGGAATCAGGTCAGGCAACAAACATCCCATCCTATCTTTGAGGGTGTCCCCGATGAGTCAAATTTCTATTTTGTCCACAGCTACTATTGCGATCCCGTTGATCGATCTCTGGTTGCCGGGGAGACCGGCTATGGGATCGACTTTTGCAGCATGGTCATCCAAGGCAATGTGGTGGCTACCCAGTTCCATCCTGAGAAGAGCGGAGATGTGGGGTTAAGGTTACTGGATAACTTTCTGAAGTTTAGCCTGGGGAAAGAGTGAGATGCTGACCAAGCGAGTGATTCCCTGTCTGGACGTCACTGGAGGCCGGGTGGTTAAAGGGGTGAGCTTTGTGAGCCTTCGCGATGCCGGCGACCCGGTTGAGCTGGCGGCCTTCTATGATAAAGAGGGTGCTGATGAGTTGGTCTTCCTCGATATCACCGCCTCCTCCGATGCGCGTCAGATTGTGGTGGACATGGTGGAGCGCGTCTCGGACAAGGTCTTTATTCCGTTCACCGTCGGCGGGGGGTTGAGGAGTGTGAGTGACATTCGGGAGATACTGGAGGCCGGAGCAGACAAGGTGTCTCTGAACACATCGGCGGTGGAGAATCCCAAACTGGTCTCGGAGGGCGCATCCCGGTTCGGCAACCAGTGTATGGTGGTGGCCATCGATGCCAAGAGGATTCAAAAAGGCGCTGTGGGAAGAGGCCATCTGGGACTGGACTCAAACTCTCGATGGGAAGTCTATACCCACGGCGGACGCAAGCCCACGGGGATAGATGCTGTCAAGTGGGCTCAGGAGGCGGTGCGATTGGGATCGGGAGAAATCCTGCTTACCAGCATGGACTGTGATGGGCATCAAGATGGCTACGATCTAGAGTTGACCTGCGCCATATCCGAGGCCGTGAACGTTCCGGTAATCGCCAGCGGCGGCGCCGGCAAACTGGAACACTTCTATAGTGCCGTGGTTGATGGCAAAGCCGATGCGGTACTCGCCGCCAGTCTCTTCCATTACGGAACCCTCTCTGTCCGTCAGGTGAAAGATTATCTGTCGGGCAGGGGCATTCCGATCCGGCTATAGGCGAGCGATGATTCCCCGGTTCACTTATTCCCGGCGGGGAAATCCGGCATCACCTAATCAGAGACGTTCCTAGTCCACGGCCACCATAACGCTGGAGGCCTTGATAACAGCGTACACTTCCTTCCCTTTGGCCAAACCCAAGGCCTCAGCCGACTGCTTGGTGATGATCGATACGATCTCCTCGCCTCCCGGCAACTCAATAACGACTTCCGTGTTCACTGCTCCGGCGTGAATCTGCTTGATCTTCCCCTTTATCATATTGCGGGCACTGATCTTCATACTTCCCCTCCTTCCTGTTTCCGCTGTGGGCATACCCACGGCACCATAGAAGTGCCATTATTCTAGATCAACGACAGCGGAAGTTCAACCCTTCCCAGCACAAATAGCGCGTGATCCTGTTAGAACCGAGAGTAAAGTGTTGGCGCCAGATGATTTGGGTTCACCAGAAATCAGGGTTTTTGATGTTGTGCCGCCAACCTCTTCCATTACGGAACCCTCTCTGTCCGTCAGGTAAAGGATTATCTGACCGGGAGAGGCATACCTGTCCGCTTATAGGCGAGCGGAATCGAGATGCCTCTGCTGATGTCCGCTGCATGAGGATGGGAAGGCGTCTGTTTACCATCTGTTTACCAATCTTTTACCTTCTGTTAACCCAAATCCTCCAGTAATGTTGCTATAGTGGGGCTTGGTCTGTTCAGAGGAATTGACACCTTACAATCGAATATCGCTCTCCGAGCCATTCACCTAAAGGGATGACCCAGGGTGGGTGGCCAATGGGTATCGCGGGAAACGGCGCTGCCTCTCGTGTTTAGAAAGGAGAAACAGCTCACGCAATAGCTTTGTGTGTTTAGAGCACTCCTTTCGGGGTGCTCTTTTTTTGGGTGCCTTACAATTGAATATTGCTCTCCGAGCCATTCACCTAAAGGAATAAACCCAGGGTGGTTGGCCAATGGGTATCGCTGGAAACGGCGCTGCCTCCCTTTTGGAAAGGAGTTTCACATGAAAATCCTGTTTAACAGCAGTATCGGTTCAGAGCGTCTCGGACTGCAAAATGTAATTGCTGCTCTCTTTTGCGTTGTCGTATCCTCATTTCTGCTCTCTTCCGCTCCTGCTCTTGCCGATGGAACGACCTCCGTCACCATTACCAAATACGATGCGCATGGCAATGTCATCGGGACCCCTGTCACGGTAACCTGGGAACAGATGAGAGATGGGTATAAGGGGTTACCGGTCTATGGCGATGGTAAAACCCATTACTACTGTGAAGGGCCGAATTTCGATGAAGCCAGGA
Coding sequences:
- a CDS encoding helicase-related protein — its product is MQRNRSTLLFVNSRRLCEKIAFKINSHEESPLTYSHHGSLSREIRTEVEQKLKAGDLKAIVATNSLEMGIDIGALDEVILIQSPHSVSSAIQRVGRAGHQVGEISRGALFPTHPQDFVEAAVLAPAILSQDIEAVHPIQCPLDVLAQAIISMVGMETWNIDALFAQVRTSYPYSN
- a CDS encoding DEAD/DEAH box helicase — encoded protein: MNMNMFHPIIARWFAERIGQPTDVQSAAWPRIASGEHVLITAPTGSGKTLTAFLWAIDQLVTGKMPTGHTHVLYVSPLKALNNDIQRNLLNPLRELRQAFDQASEPFPDIRVLTRSGDTPESDRRRMERHPPEILITTPESLNLMLSSAGGRSILRGLSTIILDEIHSVIATKRGTHLITAVDRLVPLCGEFQRIALSATIQPLEAVAEFVGGFKLEGDIQNPTYTPRPVSIIRSTASKQYDIRVTFPEGTSSDQAKDDF
- the hisH gene encoding imidazole glycerol phosphate synthase subunit HisH, with amino-acid sequence MIAIIDYGAGNLRSVAKAVARLGYQAQVTHDPHMVLAANVVILPGVGAAGDTMDSLKNLGLVEPVKQVIVENRPFLGICLGLQVLLTSTEESGGYPCLDIISGQVRLLPPGLKVPHMGWNQVRQQTSHPIFEGVPDESNFYFVHSYYCDPVDRSLVAGETGYGIDFCSMVIQGNVVATQFHPEKSGDVGLRLLDNFLKFSLGKE
- the hisF gene encoding imidazole glycerol phosphate synthase subunit HisF — protein: MLTKRVIPCLDVTGGRVVKGVSFVSLRDAGDPVELAAFYDKEGADELVFLDITASSDARQIVVDMVERVSDKVFIPFTVGGGLRSVSDIREILEAGADKVSLNTSAVENPKLVSEGASRFGNQCMVVAIDAKRIQKGAVGRGHLGLDSNSRWEVYTHGGRKPTGIDAVKWAQEAVRLGSGEILLTSMDCDGHQDGYDLELTCAISEAVNVPVIASGGAGKLEHFYSAVVDGKADAVLAASLFHYGTLSVRQVKDYLSGRGIPIRL
- a CDS encoding molybdopterin-binding protein, giving the protein MKISARNMIKGKIKQIHAGAVNTEVVIELPGGEEIVSIITKQSAEALGLAKGKEVYAVIKASSVMVAVD